A region from the Leptospirillum ferriphilum ML-04 genome encodes:
- a CDS encoding aldehyde dehydrogenase family protein, with protein MDINGLFSGSPGNSAFPFLLKGKWRSGENRRTYFPFSGLLPVPGGKDVWSVDQAERTDLEEALRDAGNTRRIMRDLPRFRRSRILENVSRLLEEHREPLAKLIVQEVGKPLSAARFEVDRASTTFRTAAHAAADFGTSWMPGDSVPQGIGMNGLVERIPKGFVLAVTPYNFPLNLLAHKVAPAIAAGCPLLVKPAPFGSLTALMLGALLLEAGLPPDALSILPADIPGTLSLVEHPEVEVVSFTGSDVVGWSLRDRVPRKTVVLELGGNAGVLVTKDAEMDGLPEKLVSGAFAYAGQVCISVQRVLVHRSLFDRLVSGMVGRVEHLEKEGFIGDPGRDGVLMGPLIQESHAEKVWGRVQRAVQEGATALTPLRREGTLIHPVILTNTKESDEVESEEIFGPVVTVIPFDRTKEAIDRLNRSKYGLQAGIFTKNLEEGLGLAGNIDCPGVFVNEIPTFRLDHWPYGGIRHSGSGTEGVVYAMEEMTRPRLTGFRTRRQESELR; from the coding sequence ATGGACATCAATGGTCTTTTTTCAGGATCTCCCGGGAACTCCGCCTTCCCTTTCCTTCTGAAGGGAAAATGGAGGTCCGGAGAAAATCGCCGCACCTACTTTCCCTTCTCCGGACTTTTGCCTGTTCCCGGGGGAAAAGACGTCTGGAGTGTCGACCAGGCGGAGAGGACGGATCTCGAAGAGGCTCTTCGGGATGCGGGCAATACCCGGAGAATCATGAGAGACCTGCCCAGGTTTCGCCGATCCCGGATTCTGGAGAATGTCTCAAGATTGCTCGAGGAGCATCGGGAGCCTCTGGCGAAACTCATCGTTCAGGAGGTCGGGAAGCCTCTGTCCGCAGCCCGCTTCGAGGTGGACAGGGCGTCCACTACGTTTCGGACGGCCGCGCACGCTGCGGCGGACTTCGGTACAAGCTGGATGCCGGGAGACAGTGTTCCGCAGGGGATCGGGATGAACGGTCTTGTTGAACGGATTCCGAAAGGGTTTGTTCTGGCGGTGACACCCTATAACTTCCCCTTGAACCTTTTGGCCCACAAGGTGGCACCGGCCATCGCAGCAGGCTGTCCCCTCCTCGTCAAACCGGCCCCTTTCGGGAGTCTGACAGCCCTGATGCTGGGAGCGTTGCTGCTTGAAGCCGGCCTTCCTCCGGATGCTCTTTCCATTTTGCCGGCCGATATTCCGGGAACCCTCTCTCTGGTCGAACATCCCGAAGTGGAAGTCGTGTCCTTTACGGGAAGCGATGTGGTCGGATGGTCTCTCCGGGACCGTGTGCCCAGGAAAACAGTCGTTCTGGAACTGGGAGGGAATGCGGGCGTTCTTGTGACGAAGGATGCGGAGATGGACGGTCTGCCGGAAAAGCTTGTTTCGGGAGCCTTTGCCTATGCCGGCCAGGTCTGCATCTCGGTTCAGAGAGTTCTGGTACATCGTTCGCTGTTCGACCGGCTGGTGTCCGGAATGGTCGGGAGGGTGGAGCATCTCGAGAAAGAAGGATTCATCGGGGACCCCGGTCGGGACGGGGTTCTGATGGGTCCCCTGATCCAGGAAAGTCACGCGGAAAAGGTCTGGGGCAGGGTCCAGCGCGCCGTTCAGGAAGGAGCCACGGCGTTGACGCCTCTCCGGCGGGAGGGCACCTTGATCCACCCTGTCATTCTGACCAATACAAAGGAGTCCGATGAAGTGGAGTCGGAAGAAATTTTTGGTCCGGTGGTCACGGTGATCCCGTTCGACAGGACGAAAGAGGCCATTGATCGTCTGAACCGCTCAAAATATGGTCTTCAGGCGGGAATCTTTACGAAAAATCTCGAAGAAGGGTTGGGTCTGGCAGGGAATATCGATTGTCCGGGTGTCTTTGTCAACGAGATCCCCACCTTCCGGCTCGATCATTGGCCATATGGAGGTATCCGCCATTCGGGATCCGGAACGGAAGGGGTCGTCTATGCGATGGAAGAAATGACACGTCCCCGGTTGACGGGGTTCAGAACCAGAAGACAGGAGAGTGAGCTCCGGTGA
- the thyX gene encoding FAD-dependent thymidylate synthase, translated as MLEANEGTKEIAQEILYRMSQNPDRTRKIGTFGFIELEDTWGDEATILNTARVSTSNRRLSGPDAFSDKDRDLLEHLLSEEHGTPFETVWFRYRFIAPIFVLRQWVKHRISTWNEFSMRYRKPISAFYIPDETARKVDGFEIMTQEQTDRYTALLESVNRFYEEEYDTICRRIDHLRQAGELPPKESGRDPYRARARELLRSAMPVANYSDVYWTVNFRSLLNFFHLRTKETAQYEIRQYALAAYDLFAQAFPLLRSTLEKAEKNRKSSGSS; from the coding sequence ATGCTCGAAGCCAATGAAGGCACAAAAGAAATTGCTCAGGAAATCCTCTACCGGATGAGCCAGAATCCCGATCGGACGCGCAAGATCGGGACCTTCGGATTTATCGAACTTGAAGACACCTGGGGGGACGAAGCCACGATCCTGAACACGGCCAGAGTATCGACTTCCAATCGGCGCCTTTCCGGACCGGACGCCTTTTCCGACAAGGACCGTGACCTGCTGGAACACCTTTTGTCGGAAGAGCATGGGACGCCCTTTGAAACCGTCTGGTTTCGGTACCGGTTCATCGCTCCCATCTTTGTCCTGAGACAGTGGGTCAAACACCGGATCTCGACATGGAACGAATTTTCCATGCGTTACCGGAAACCGATTTCCGCTTTCTATATACCGGACGAAACAGCACGCAAGGTGGATGGCTTTGAAATCATGACGCAGGAGCAGACGGACAGGTACACAGCCCTCCTCGAATCCGTCAACCGGTTCTACGAAGAGGAATACGACACCATCTGCCGGCGTATCGATCATCTCCGACAAGCGGGAGAACTCCCTCCCAAGGAAAGCGGACGGGACCCCTACCGCGCAAGAGCCCGAGAGCTTCTGAGATCGGCGATGCCCGTTGCAAATTACAGCGACGTCTACTGGACCGTCAACTTCCGCTCTCTTTTAAATTTCTTTCATTTAAGAACAAAGGAAACCGCCCAGTACGAGATCCGGCAATATGCCCTGGCCGCCTATGATCTTTTTGCACAGGCCTTTCCCCTCCTCCGGAGCACTCTGGAAAAAGCGGAAAAAAACCGGAAGTCTTCCGGATCCTCCTGA
- the phoU gene encoding phosphate signaling complex protein PhoU, whose product MNRHFDVELQGLKERVTAMGHMVEEQLDGAMKALTDRDVEKAKGIIARDHQVNAMEVGIDEDCIRMIALHQPEARDLRFIITAMKIITDLERMSDLAANVCERVVELKDEPPVTIPAAIYSMAEIGRDMLRKALDAFVMKNTSEALAVCQEDERVNVIYRDLVRSMVQEVSRDPGKTSPVIRLLFVGRSLERFADHATNVAEIIVYLVEGKVIRHIV is encoded by the coding sequence GTGAACAGACATTTCGATGTGGAACTCCAGGGCTTGAAGGAACGGGTCACCGCCATGGGGCATATGGTGGAAGAGCAGCTTGATGGAGCGATGAAAGCCCTGACGGACCGGGATGTGGAGAAAGCAAAAGGCATCATCGCCCGCGATCACCAGGTGAATGCCATGGAAGTCGGGATCGACGAGGACTGTATCCGCATGATCGCATTGCATCAGCCCGAAGCCCGGGATCTTCGCTTCATCATTACGGCCATGAAAATCATCACGGACCTTGAACGGATGAGTGATCTGGCGGCCAACGTGTGCGAGAGGGTCGTTGAACTGAAGGACGAGCCCCCCGTCACCATTCCTGCGGCGATTTATTCAATGGCAGAGATTGGTCGGGATATGTTGAGAAAAGCCCTGGATGCCTTTGTGATGAAAAATACGTCCGAGGCGCTGGCCGTTTGCCAGGAAGACGAAAGGGTCAATGTCATCTACCGGGATCTCGTCCGCTCCATGGTGCAGGAGGTTTCCCGGGATCCGGGCAAGACGAGCCCTGTCATCCGGCTTCTGTTTGTCGGGCGTTCTCTGGAACGGTTTGCGGACCATGCAACCAATGTGGCTGAAATTATTGTCTACCTGGTGGAAGGAAAAGTGATCCGTCATATTGTCTGA
- the pstB gene encoding phosphate ABC transporter ATP-binding protein PstB: MARMSVSGFFAYYGDHQALRNISLEIPDRQVLALIGPSGCGKTTFLRSLNRMNDFVKGFSVKGQVTLDDVDIYSSGLHPVVLRRRVGMVFQKPNPFHKSIFENVAYGLRIQGVRSRSILSDRVEQSLRSAALWDEVKDRLNSSAFSLSGGQQQRLCIARALAVEPEVLLLDEPASALDPISTARIEELIQDLKTQYAIVIVTHNMQQAARVSDQTAFFLTGEMVEIGETSKIFTNPSDERTEDYITGRFG; the protein is encoded by the coding sequence ATGGCACGCATGAGCGTTTCCGGTTTTTTTGCCTATTACGGCGACCATCAGGCTCTTCGAAACATCAGTCTCGAGATACCGGACCGGCAGGTTCTGGCGCTGATCGGGCCTTCCGGTTGCGGAAAAACGACCTTTCTCCGATCTCTGAACCGGATGAACGACTTTGTCAAGGGATTTTCCGTCAAGGGCCAGGTGACCCTCGACGATGTGGACATCTATTCTTCCGGTCTGCACCCCGTGGTTCTTCGCCGTCGCGTGGGCATGGTGTTCCAGAAACCGAATCCCTTCCACAAATCCATTTTTGAGAACGTCGCCTATGGACTGCGCATCCAGGGGGTCCGATCCCGCTCGATTCTGTCCGATCGCGTCGAGCAGTCTCTTCGTTCGGCGGCCTTGTGGGACGAAGTCAAGGACCGTCTGAACAGTTCGGCCTTCTCCCTTTCCGGGGGGCAGCAGCAAAGATTGTGCATTGCCAGGGCTCTTGCGGTGGAACCGGAAGTTCTGCTACTGGACGAACCGGCTTCCGCGCTGGATCCGATTTCGACCGCCCGTATCGAGGAACTGATTCAGGATTTAAAAACGCAATATGCTATTGTGATCGTGACGCACAACATGCAGCAGGCGGCGCGTGTGTCGGATCAGACGGCCTTTTTTCTGACAGGGGAAATGGTGGAAATCGGCGAAACATCGAAGATCTTTACCAATCCCTCCGATGAGAGAACTGAAGATTATATAACCGGTCGATTCGGGTGA